From the genome of Desulfobaculum xiamenense:
GGTCCACGCTGATGCACTGCGAGGGGCACTTGCGCGAGCACATGCCGCAGAAGATGCACGTCTCGATGTTGTTGACAAGCTCTCCACGGTACTTCTCGAAGGTCGGGCGCACCTCGAAGGGATAGAGGCGGGTCGCCTTGCGCGTGAAGAGGTTCTTGAGCACGGTCGGAGTCAGATTGAGCATTTCGTGCGCCCTCCCTTAGCGTTCCGTGCAGGAGATGCACGGGTCGATGGACAGGACCACGACAGGCACGTCCGCCAGCTCGATGCCGCCGATCATGGCCAGCAGCGGGGGAATGTTGGCGAATGTGGGGGTGCGGATGCGCACCCGGTCGAGGTACTTCTTGCCGCTGGCCTTGATGTAGTACAGGAGCTCGCCGCGGGGCTGCTCGGTACGGTGGACGATCTCGCCCTCGGGATGTCCCTTGAAGGGCGTGGCCAGATCGCCTTCGGGAAGGCGGGAGATGGCCTGCCGCACGAGGTCGATGGACTGGAGCGTCTCGCCGAAGCGGACGGCGCAGCGTGCCCACGAATCGCCCTGCGGGTAGACCACGGGTTCGAAGTCGATGCGGTCAAAGCACTCGTACTTGAGCTGGCGGCAGTCCTGCGCGACGCCGGAGCCGCGCAGGGTCGGGCCGCACGCGCCGGTGGCGATGGCCATCTCGGCGGTGAGGACGCCCTTGCCCACAGTACGGGACTTCACGGTGTAGTCATTAAGGATGGTGTTGGAGAGTTCCTTGAGGGCCTTCTCCGCCTCATCCAGCTCGGTCAGAATCCAGCGGCACTGCTCGGGGGAGAGGTCGGCACGCACGCCGCCCACCACGTTGACGGAAACGATGACGCGGTTTCCGGCAGTGGCCTCGTTGATGTCCATGATCTTCTCACGGATCTTCCAGAACTGCTGGAAAAGCGCCTCGAAGCCGAAGGCATCCGCGAAGAGGCCCAGCCACAGCAGGTGGCTGTGCATGCGGTGCAGCTCGGACCAGATCACGCGCAGGTGCTGCGCACGGTCCGGCACCTCAAGGTTGAGGAGCTTTTCGAGAGCCTCGCAGTAGGTCATGGCGTGGATGCACGAACAGATGCCGCACACGCGCTCCACAACCTGAATCATCTGATGGTAGTCACGGATTTCCGTGAGCTTCTCGAGCCCGCGGTGGACGAAGCCCAGCGCCGGGATCGCTTCCTTCACGATTTCGTCTTCGACCACCAGCTTCAGGTGGATCGGCTCCGGAAGGACCGGATGCTGGGGACCGAAGGGGATTACCGTCTTGGCCATGTCGAATCCTTACTGTTTGGTGATCTTGACGTTGCTGCAGAGCGGGACCTGGGTCACGGTGATTTCCTCGTCGAGGAACAGCGTGCGGTTGAAGTCCAGCACCAGGCCATCGAAGCCGAGCGCGAACTGGTCGCGCATCTCGTTCTCGGCGAGCATCGCGCAGAAGTAGATGCCGCTGACGCTCGGAACGGGTTTCGCCTTCTCGGCCTTCATGCGCAGGTTCACGAGTTCCAGATCCTTGTCGAGGTGGTAGAGGATATCAACATTGTCCTCGTCCAGCTCGGTGCAGGACATGGCGACCAGCCTGTAACCGTCGTTCTTGAGCATGAGTATCTCGTTGGCGACGGTCTCCTTGGTGACCTCTTTCAGATTCTCAATCACGGTTCACTCCCTCGGGGCTATGCCTTGTTGGATTCTTCCACCTTTTCGGCGAACTTCTGAAGCCCCAGCACAACGCCGTCGATGATGGCCTCTGGCTTGGCAGGGCATCCGGGGACGTACACGTCAACGGGGATGACCTTATCCACGCCGCCGAGCACGTTGTAGCACTCGCGGAACACGCCGCCCGAAGTGCCACACGCCCCGATGGCGATGACGGCCTTGGGGTCCGGCATCTGATCGTAGATGTTCTTGAGGACCTTCTTGTTGCGGTGGTTAACGGTGCCGGTAACCAGCAGCACGTCGGCGTGCTTGGGGTTGCCCACGTTGACGATGCCGAAGCGCTCGATGTCGTAGAGCGGGGTCAGGCAGGCAAGCACCTCGATATCGCAGCCGTTACAGCTCCCGCAGTCGAAGTGCATGATCCACGGAGACTTGATGCGCGACTTCTTGATGAATGACTTGATCATGACTTAACTCGCGGCGTGCAGCCAGATGAGGTTCACGAAGGACATGGCCAGTCCGATGCTCCACACGTACTTGAGCATCCAGCGCCAGGTCATGCGGGCCATGGTGTTGTCGATCACGATCTCGGCGAAGTAGGTGGCGGTCAAAAGGATCGCCATGCCGTACCAGCTGGTGGTCCAGAACAGGGCGCAGATGCCGAGGACGAGGATCGTTTCGAACCAGTGCGCCAGCTCGATGAGGCCGAGGAAGGGACCGGAGTACTCGGTGAGCACGCCCTTCACCAGCTCCTGGTGGCCATGATGCGAGGTCGAGAAGTCGAAGGGGGACTTGCGCAGCTTGATGGTCAACGCGTAGCCGAGCACGATGAACATGAGCGGCAGCTTGAGCAGCAGGGGCTTTTCCACCGCGACGATGTCGCTGATGTTGAAGCTGCCGGTCACGAGGTAGATGCTCACGAAGACCAGAATGAGCAGCGGCTCGTAGGTCAGCACCTGAATGAGCTCGCGCTGCGCGCCCACCTGCGAGTAGGGCGAAGGCACGCTCATGGCACCCATGACGAGGAACACCGCGCCGATGGCCTGCACAAAGAAGATCAGCAGCAGGTCCGACTGAAGGAAGAACAGGACCACGGACAGCGCCGCGGCGACCATGTACACCCACGCGCAGAACACCTGCCACGTGTTGGCGACCATCTTCTCCTTCCCGAACAGCTTGGCCACGTCGTAGAAGGCCTGCGTGATGGGCGGACCCTGACGGGACTGCATCCACGCGGTAACCTTGCGATCGAGACCGGCGATGAGGCCACCCGCGAGGGGGGCGGCGACCAGACCGATGAATACCAGCAGAATCTTGGTGATCATTACAGCGCCCCTCCCATCATCAGCACGATCAGGGCGATGGCGGCGATATTGACCGGCGTGGTCAGCACGTTCTCGCCAAAGACCGCAGTCAGGTAGTAGTTGCCAGCCTCGACCTTCACCGGGGCATTCATAGGACCGGTGAACAGGGAGTCCTTGATGTCACCGACCTGCAGACCGCCGAGGTACGGGGCCGAGGGATTGAGGGTCCGCGCCTTCTTGGCCGCGCGCAGCGCGTACAGGAAGCCCAGCCCGAGGATGAAGAA
Proteins encoded in this window:
- a CDS encoding nickel-dependent hydrogenase large subunit — its product is MAKTVIPFGPQHPVLPEPIHLKLVVEDEIVKEAIPALGFVHRGLEKLTEIRDYHQMIQVVERVCGICSCIHAMTYCEALEKLLNLEVPDRAQHLRVIWSELHRMHSHLLWLGLFADAFGFEALFQQFWKIREKIMDINEATAGNRVIVSVNVVGGVRADLSPEQCRWILTELDEAEKALKELSNTILNDYTVKSRTVGKGVLTAEMAIATGACGPTLRGSGVAQDCRQLKYECFDRIDFEPVVYPQGDSWARCAVRFGETLQSIDLVRQAISRLPEGDLATPFKGHPEGEIVHRTEQPRGELLYYIKASGKKYLDRVRIRTPTFANIPPLLAMIGGIELADVPVVVLSIDPCISCTER
- a CDS encoding NADH-quinone oxidoreductase subunit C, with protein sequence MIENLKEVTKETVANEILMLKNDGYRLVAMSCTELDEDNVDILYHLDKDLELVNLRMKAEKAKPVPSVSGIYFCAMLAENEMRDQFALGFDGLVLDFNRTLFLDEEITVTQVPLCSNVKITKQ
- a CDS encoding NADH-quinone oxidoreductase subunit B family protein, whose amino-acid sequence is MIKSFIKKSRIKSPWIMHFDCGSCNGCDIEVLACLTPLYDIERFGIVNVGNPKHADVLLVTGTVNHRNKKVLKNIYDQMPDPKAVIAIGACGTSGGVFRECYNVLGGVDKVIPVDVYVPGCPAKPEAIIDGVVLGLQKFAEKVEESNKA
- a CDS encoding respiratory chain complex I subunit 1 family protein; the encoded protein is MITKILLVFIGLVAAPLAGGLIAGLDRKVTAWMQSRQGPPITQAFYDVAKLFGKEKMVANTWQVFCAWVYMVAAALSVVLFFLQSDLLLIFFVQAIGAVFLVMGAMSVPSPYSQVGAQRELIQVLTYEPLLILVFVSIYLVTGSFNISDIVAVEKPLLLKLPLMFIVLGYALTIKLRKSPFDFSTSHHGHQELVKGVLTEYSGPFLGLIELAHWFETILVLGICALFWTTSWYGMAILLTATYFAEIVIDNTMARMTWRWMLKYVWSIGLAMSFVNLIWLHAAS